The genome window TGTTCTCTAGACTTGCCCCCTTTTTTATGTGAAGTTTCCATAAATGAATAGATCAATTTGTTAGATTTAAAGGTGAGGGCCCACCATATGGTGGCCATCTGTCATTATCAATGTGCCTGCATCAGGTTTATGACACAAGGTCCAAGAAATTAGGAGTTCCACTAATCTCAATAAGTACTCAACTTCACAGCCATTTTCTACAATAGAAGGGCCTAAATTATACACCTATTTTCCACATTGGAAAAGACTAAATGGAACCCCAAATGCTGGTCACAGATTCATTGTTGATGTTCCCTGTGAAATTCATGAAGTACAGGGTAATGGGAAAATCCAAGGTTCTATGCATTTACCTTCATTACCACTTTAACAACCAGAAggctaaatttttatttttttacttttggtgttccataaaaaaaaaaaaaccaccataCCGTCTCTTATAGCAGTTGGTCCATCAGCGAAAAGGGCAACTACAGCAAGAGTCATTGCAACATCTGGCATTTTGTTCATGTTGACATCAATAGCTCGCAAGTGTTTTCTTTTGGAAGAATCTCGAGGTGGTCCAGTGACTGTGACACTAGTCTCTGTCCAGGTAACTTTAGCACCCATCTTCTCAAGAACTTCTGCAAATTTTACGTCTCCCTTGATAAACGAAAAAATATGGTAAAATGTTAGTTGATTTGATCCATGCATGTGAAATATAAATAGACATGCAGCACAGAGTAGTCAAAGTAATCAAGGTTGTGGTATTAAATCTGGGAGACATTATGAATCAGTAAGAGCTTTACAAGCAACATTGCATTTCTTCACTTAAGTGATATTACTAAATCAGGCTTTTGCCAATTGTCTAGGATTCCCCACTCCTGGCCCTTAATGGCCATGGGAGTCAGAGCCATGTCTCAGTCACAGAGTGCTTGATCATCTGAAAAGATCAGCTAAACACAATGCATTTACTAGATCAACTACCCAATAATACACATACTCATCAAACAGCACATTTTAGCTAACTCCAGGATTTGGCTCAAAACTGTTCAGCAGGTTCACATGAGCCCAAATTAAGCACTAAATATTGGCATCTGTGATATGGGAGTCAGAGCCATGTCTCAATCACAGAGTGGTTGATCATCTGAAAAGATCAGCTAAAACAATGGCATGTACTAGATCAACTACCCAATAATACACATACTCGTCAAACAGCACATTTTAGCTAACTCCAGGATTTGGCTCAAAACTGTTCAGCAGATTCACACGAGCCAAATTAAGCACTAAATATTGGCATCTGTGATTTACCTGCAAACTGCTTGTCCCACAGCCTTCAACGGTAACTGTCCCACCGGTGACTGCTGCACCAGCTAAGAAGTAACTAGCACTTGAAGCATCACCTTCGACATAAGCATTTCCAGGAGACCTAAAATATATTACTATTCTCAGTAAAACCTCATTTCACAATGTGCTGGAACTATATGTTAAAGAAACCTACTTGTACTTTTGACCTCCACGGATCAAGAACCGATCCCAACTATCATTGTGTTCCACAGAGATCCCAAAGCGTTCCATCAGCTTCAAAGTCATCTCGACATAAGGAACGGAAATCAATTTGTCAAtgatttcaatttcaacatCTCCAAGAGCCAGAGGAGCAGCCATGACCAAAGCAGTCAAGTATTGACTACTAATTGACCCAGAGAGCTTCACCTGCAAACAAAGACACAAAGCATGAAGGATCATGTTGGCTTAATCTTTGCACACAACACCAAAACAAAGTAATCTGTTAGACATGCTGacaaaaaacttaatgaaagtgGAAGGAAGGATGAAATGAGagacattttaattttttcaggaatgaaaatagaacatgtaccaataaaaaaataaaaaaaataaaaataaaaatagaacatGTACTACAtttcaagaatgaaaagaatacTTTTGCCTAATTTATTTCATCCCAAATGTTTTCCACAGCAATTGCGATTTGTAAATTATTACATTGATGGAATGTAACTGAAGCAAACATATTTGACACTTGAGAATTGAAATCCATAATCCATACACTTAAAATTTCCTTAAATCCTGGAAGATTCTTTTAAAATTGCTAAATATGAACATTAGATGTCCAACAgcttaaaatcaaacaaatgaatTGTCAACTTCAAGGGAGGAAAGACTTCACTCAGAAAGCTCTCCAAGAAGAATTATGCCCCAACTCACTTGCCAGGTTACAAACCCAATTATTCATTCCTCTATACAAAAGGTAAAATCACTAGTTGAAATCCCAGCGTAGTTATGCAGACTTAATCTTTCTGAACTCAGAATTGCATCACATTCATCACATTAAATTTATTGCTTCTCAATGTTATATCTTCTCAAACGCAAAGATATCAATGCAAAAAAAGGACATGGTGTTGTCTTCTCAAATATCTCacaaagagagggaaaaaaggGAATGGGAAACTCAAATCAAACCACATTATACAGAACACTCGTGCAAAAAGATAATGCAGAACCTCACCTTACCCCCAGGAAGACCCCCCTTTCCAAACACACGCACAGGAGGACATTTTGTGCCAAGAAAACAATCGGCATCTGCACCAAGCTGCTTAAGACCATCAACTAAATCCCCAATTGGTCTCTCTCTCATTCGGGGCACCCCATCAAGTATGTAGCTGAAATATAATGAATGGTATGAAACGGTCAGTAAGTGAAGGAAGTATAACAGTAATCGAGACAAAAGACCATTTCTTGTCTaaatatccttttttttaattggtaagttacacaaacacacacacacacactcattgGGTCTTGAACCCgtgacctcaccctccatcccaATATTATGGTAGAAGAAAGTGCCAATCGAACATATCTTGGACTTGGACTCAATCTGAATATCAAGGCTAAAGAGGAACAAAAAACAGTGTAGTATAAAGATAAGAGTCCTATTTTGTAATATCACAGCATTCCTTCTAGTGGGGCAGGAATTTCATAATTCAGACAGACCTTGAATTTCCACCAGCAGCGGTAACTGCAGCTGTCAATGGCCGCATTGCTGTTCCGGCATTTCCAAGGAAAAGTTGAACTTCATCCCTTGATTCTTTACCCACTGGAAAGAGACCACCACAGCCTTCCACAATTGCTCTTTTTATTGCCTTGTCTTCTTCCACATGTAGTCCTAGGGTTTTCAATGCACCAAGCATGTAATGAATATCTTCACTATCCAACAAGTTGTCTACAACAGTTGTTCcctaaacaataaataaaaacaaaaattaatgtatGCCAAATGATTGCACttgattatgatttatgaataAAAGCTAAACAAGTTCGTAATTTACAATCAATTTCTATATCTAATGCGTTTCTTTTTCACCTAAACAGACAGAAGTAAATGATCTAAACGAACACTACTTCAGAGTTCAAAGGACATTTCATGCCATGTTCCTATATCTGGGGAAAACAAAGAAGGATataaaccaatttttttaaggaaaaggAATGAGGGGAGGCACATTAAGTGGCTGTTTGGAATAGAATTGAAAATGGACTGCTTGAAAAAGATGTTCCTAGAAAATAGAAGAATTTAGAAAGCTGTACTTGAAGAAAAACAGTTATAAACCACCCTCCAAAACACTATGACCCTTATCTTCCCATAAGTATGCTTCCTTTCCCACTAACTGCTCTTAGCCAATGTTCATGGCAAACCCCTCATCAACAGCCCTCAACCAAATTCATCATATCACAGAGGGTTCAAACCAACCTAAGAGACCTTCAATACATATTCAATCCATGgagaatcataaaaaaaaatcttgaggGATCATACTTTGATTCATAATCACTATCAAACTTTTGGGATAATAATTTATATCTCCTCTTTTTGATAGTCATATACAATTCACATATCCATATGAAACTGAAACCATGAGCTTACCCTTCATCTATTGTTCACACGGGAAGCATATGTCATTGGTCCAAAGGATATGCCATAAACTTAAAACTAAGCACATCAAATTTTTTGAGTTCTAAAACGACAAGGTGAACTCACCATTGAAGATGGAAAATAACTACATTAAGAACTTGAAtcagagttttatttttttttcaaaatttaaagtaGAAATCATAATTCAAAAAGAGAGACACACCAATACACATCTATATCAAACTCATCAAAGCCAATCTcctatatttctttctttttaatgacTCTTCTCAGCAAGCAAACAgataatcaatttaattttaataatgaaCACACATCACAGGCTACAACTACAATAATTTGGTTAGCAAAGCTAAAATGATCTACACTCCTCTGGAACCatcaattccaaaaattaagCTACATATTCTCTTTCCCCATTTCTCATAAACTAAGCCCAGCCTAAATATTaagaatttaaccaaaaaaaaccctCCATAACTCTCTCATCTTTCCCTCACTCCTTTCCATATCCAAACAgagaattatttaatttcaagcACAGCCCAGATACAAAGCAAACAACACATGCTATTCCCCCTCTCAACAACTCCATAAAAGTGTATAACCCAAGTACCAAAAATcatcttcttaattttttggtaACAAAGGCTAGCattaaaaactaaagagtttgaTTACAAGACACATTGTGTGTGTCATATTACATTCCCATAAAGTCTAAATATTAACAGTAGGGCAGAGGGGgaatcaaaaacaacaaaatcttggGACTGTCTTACACCCCTTCTTGCAAGTGCATCAGCACACTTGCTTGCTTCTCTGTAACAGTGCTTAATTACTTCCTGCCCATAAAACTGCATTCTCCTTAGGTCCCTCAAATTAAAAATGTCTGATCCTAGTCCTTCAAATTTTCTAAATGTAACAATTTAGTCCCTCCATCAATTTTTCCGTTAAGTGACTACCAGAATGCTGAGACCAAAATCAAACCAACCCCatattttagggactaaaaatgcaAGTAAGAAATGGGCGGAAAATAAACAAAGGTACTAAATTGTTACAAAACTGAATTGACCCCATATTTGAGGGACCAGTCATGCAATTTACCCTACggaaaacagaaaaaatagaTTATAATTTCCTGCATTTTCCTACactttctcaacaaccaaacattGAATATACCTCAGATAGAGCAGCCAGAAGCAGAATCCGATTAGACAGTGACTTGGACCCCGGCAACGTGATGGTGCCGGAGATATCTTTGATGGGTTGCAACACGATCTCCGGTACCGTTGATGGCTTCTCAGCTGTGGCAACTGAAGCATAAACCCTAAATGTACCAACTTTATCGCTACCCACCACGCCCACATGCTTGTGATTCAAAGTCAAAGACTTTGATGAGCCCAAAAACTGTGACCTAAAAGAGAGTGAACTcagagatttgggtttttgggttttgggattgCTGTGAAAGATTTGGGTGTTTTGAGCACCACTACAGAATTTGCTCACTTGAgccatttttctctttctctctctaaaactaaagctttctctctcttaaactCTCTATTTCTCaaatgggttttggttttggcgCAATGGGTGTTTGTTGAATTGGACTGACTATGTGAGGGGAGAGTTCACCAAACCAAAAAGCCACTGCTACCAGAAAATTTGAGTAAtgtactttgttttgttttgtgctaTGAGCGCTTGTACGTTGCGATTGAAATGTTGTACAAATGTGGTTGTTGTTAAAAAGTGGGGGGGGGTTGTTGGAAACTGTACAGGTTGAGGTTGGTAGGGGTGGGGGTGGCTCCAATTTGCAGTGTCACTCTCTCTCACCAACCCCCCTTAATGGGACCCAACTTCCAACTTATAAGAAATTTTAGAAAGTaagaaattaataaatcaattaaataacCAACACCGATgaaatctcaaatctcaaaaTTAAACCTAGGGTATatatgggtcgggttgggttgaaGGGATTTTTTTATCCAATCCACTatggtaggtaaaaaaaaattcaatctaacCCAACTCATCACTTAAGTCCAACCTAACCCATATGGGTAGGGTTGAACCTATAGGtttgacaaatttattattattattattattattattattattaaattgggtagaaaaaatataaatattaatatattaaaaaaactcaaagattagtatcaaacaacactaatgactaaacaacaatagtaatttactagAGTTTGTTTGAACTAATTGGATTTTATATAAGATAAGAAGAGctggttattttaaaaaatttattaattatataatattatatatatattaaattagtattagtaagAAGAACCAAGGAAGTGCTGCTCTatagctagtttttttttaaaaaaattattatatataatatatatttaaaaatatatatataagtgccctagagctggtttaaaaaaaatattaaatatataaaaatattttaaatatatattaaatatgggtgggtcgggttgggttttgcgggtttgtaattttatgacccaaatccaacccgacccactataaaatataaaaaaattgtaacccaacccaacccgacggATCGGGTTTGGCAcgtcggtgggttttctgcacacccctaattaAACCAATGAATAATTGGCATGTCAGTTTGAAAAGCCTTGAATATGAGATCAGGATGTACCACCAAGGGTGGTGGTGTACTAGTGATTATTGGACTTACTTAAGGTGGTTTGGGATGAAGATCCAAGTTTGAATTTCGCAATCGAAGTGTTTTGCTTGTAAGCCCCAGATCTAACTAGTAGGATATTCCTATGATAACGTTTGAGAAGCCATTTTAGTTGCTTCCTCTTGcctttctgaatttttttaacaatcaatacaactatttaaaaaataaataaactattttttagatttttattatacatttaacataaaaaattacgaaaaattatatatttttaataaatattgtaGGGTTAAGGGCCTAAAGTGTATGTTGGGCCTTACGCTTGGTCCGAGGACACAaatggtccgaggaggaataaaTAGTTATGGGTGACTCCAGTCTTAAGCCTTATAAGTAAGGAATGAGTgaaaggtggtccgaggaggaacatCTCCTCGGATAAACTGGGAACGACTCCAATATGTATCCTAATAATTAAGGTAACCTTCTAAAAAGCTCCAGTGACAGGGACGTGCATCATAAACGTACCAGAGTGATGAgaactcaaaaatatctaagggaaatcTGTTACcatcgcattaaatgcactataGCTACTCTTctgaccgcatttatgtggagaagacctctgaacagtgctgccttagCAATCTCAACTCACAGAAAGTCAAAGAGAGtatctgatgggacaagtactcaagtaagggctcaaaTGATCGACAAGTGTAGAATCAAGATGGTccaaagggagctatataatgtaagagacctcCCATGAGAAAAGGGGGGAGTGAGAGAACACTATAGCAACCTAAATTGTATTTATACTCAActattattgatttatataaaagagACCTCCTCGGATTATAAGCTCATTCATATCAGCACCTCTTActtgtgtttgattgtcatcTAATTCGACATTAGCCATTGTTtaactcattagagcctagtttttTAACCCACtctttataaatttattgtactgcGCTCACTGGGCCAAGATCCCGCACACATTGGGCTTGGGTTGCAAAAAGTGCCCTTACAAATATTATGCAAATAAACTATTGAAAACTATTGTATACAGACCCAATGATGCTTCATTTGATGATTCAAAGAGTAGCTTATTTTGCACTATCTTTAAGGGTCcctttggttggaggggtgaaaAAAttggaggatggaaaataatgagaggatagaaaagtgggacgataaaaaaattttaatttccctcatttttatatcattgggagtaaaaaagtgaaatgatcaaaaaagtaagtttatataaacttattattttttgggaagaaacatcaaacttataaagttttcaagatttctcaTAAGTAGGAAGTGGAATAGTCGAAAACATAGGTTTATACAAATTCACTGAATTACTTGGTCTTTGAAGCTTTACAAAAAAAGTTTGTGCCAACACAACTTGCTCGGTAATTAGACAAAAGCTTGGTCTTTTAAAGTACAATGTATTAATTTTGTCCATAACTTATGTGTTAGAGTCTAATTGTGTCTCTAAAATACCAGTtgtgttaatttaatttatgaaatctTGAAAACATTTTAATATACTTTTACAACCACTTGCAAGTAACTACCAAAATCTTTCCAGTCATGCGTATTTCGAACTAATTATATGTTGAATTGCCcgattttatataataataaaaaatcatgaaaatcattatgtttaaagaaaattcaatgttctcataaaaaataaataaaattaaatattaaataatcgTTGGACACGTGTTAATAAGAGAACGATACTTGTGTCATCAAtcttggtttaaaaaaaaaaaaaaaaaaagtaagtgtgggtttggatatcgattattttgctgaaaacagaaaacaataaaaaaaataat of Quercus lobata isolate SW786 chromosome 8, ValleyOak3.0 Primary Assembly, whole genome shotgun sequence contains these proteins:
- the LOC115955040 gene encoding 3-phosphoshikimate 1-carboxyvinyltransferase 2; this encodes MAQVSKFCSGAQNTQIFHSNPKTQKPKSLSSLSFRSQFLGSSKSLTLNHKHVGVVGSDKVGTFRVYASVATAEKPSTVPEIVLQPIKDISGTITLPGSKSLSNRILLLAALSEGTTVVDNLLDSEDIHYMLGALKTLGLHVEEDKAIKRAIVEGCGGLFPVGKESRDEVQLFLGNAGTAMRPLTAAVTAAGGNSSYILDGVPRMRERPIGDLVDGLKQLGADADCFLGTKCPPVRVFGKGGLPGGKVKLSGSISSQYLTALVMAAPLALGDVEIEIIDKLISVPYVEMTLKLMERFGISVEHNDSWDRFLIRGGQKYKSPGNAYVEGDASSASYFLAGAAVTGGTVTVEGCGTSSLQGDVKFAEVLEKMGAKVTWTETSVTVTGPPRDSSKRKHLRAIDVNMNKMPDVAMTLAVVALFADGPTAIRDVASWRVKETERMIAICTELRKLGATVEEGPDYCLITPPENLNVTAIDTYDDHRMAMAFSLAACGDVPVTIKDPGCTRKTFPDYFEVLQRFTKH